Proteins encoded within one genomic window of Cellulomonas xiejunii:
- a CDS encoding VOC family protein, whose translation MAIRSILINVTDVHRSVDFYRRHLGVEVLEQSEEAAVLDAVTATLRLERLDPERAEESTFVTDDLQRGFRHIGFKVADIDARAAALHEADVPFHLEPLNAEGDVRLTFFYDPDGTMVELVEGPLQYHEVYDRELVDADWALGTPSRPRFDHVGETVADLGVTQEYYGALGYRLMAGIHQPGDSRGFEIAFLRDGDSSLEIFTFERGEKTTREPQVGGPGFAAVVLDGDAAPVGATPVGTAFGTELVADPDGLVHAVVQA comes from the coding sequence GTGGCCATCCGATCCATCCTGATCAACGTCACCGACGTCCACCGCTCGGTGGACTTCTACAGGCGCCACCTGGGCGTCGAGGTGCTCGAGCAGTCCGAGGAGGCGGCCGTCCTCGACGCCGTCACCGCGACGCTGCGCCTCGAGCGGCTCGACCCCGAGCGCGCCGAGGAGTCGACCTTCGTGACGGACGACCTGCAGCGCGGGTTCCGCCACATCGGCTTCAAGGTCGCCGACATCGACGCCCGCGCCGCCGCGCTCCACGAGGCGGACGTGCCGTTCCACCTCGAGCCGCTGAACGCCGAGGGCGACGTGCGGCTCACCTTCTTCTACGACCCCGACGGCACGATGGTCGAGCTCGTCGAGGGCCCGCTGCAGTACCACGAGGTCTACGACCGCGAGCTGGTCGATGCCGACTGGGCTCTCGGCACGCCGTCGCGCCCGCGCTTCGACCACGTCGGGGAAACGGTCGCCGACCTCGGCGTCACCCAGGAGTACTACGGCGCGCTCGGGTACCGCCTCATGGCCGGGATCCACCAGCCGGGTGACTCCCGGGGGTTCGAGATCGCCTTCCTGCGCGACGGCGACAGCTCGCTCGAGATCTTCACGTTCGAGCGCGGTGAGAAGACGACGCGCGAGCCGCAGGTCGGTGGCCCGGGCTTCGCCGCCGTCGTGCTCGACGGCGACGCCGCCCCCGTGGGCGCCACGCCCGTCGGCACCGCCTTCGGCACCGAGCTCGTCGCCGACCCCGACGGCCTCGTCCACGCGGTGGTGCAGGCGTGA
- a CDS encoding aldo/keto reductase yields MTAPVMNPLGSTGLTVSQVTLGGGPLGSMPENFGYEVAERDAVDLVAAVLDSPIRTIDTSNGYSGGRSEERIGRAIAEYGGLPDDVVVVTKVDPRGSDYSGDRVRASLAESRERLGIDPLPLVHLHDPEFHDFDAMTAPGGAVHALVAARERGEVGHIGLAGGDVRQMARYVELGVFEVLLVHNRWTLVDRSAGDLIARAQERGMAVVNAAVLGGGILADPTGSNTTYGYRPARPATLAAVAALRDLCREFGTDLATAAIRFSTRDPRVATTIVGISKRHRIASTLAAASADLPEEFWARVEELVPSPENWLDADDPSNA; encoded by the coding sequence GTGACGGCCCCGGTCATGAACCCGCTGGGCTCGACCGGGCTGACGGTCAGCCAGGTCACGCTCGGGGGCGGCCCGCTCGGCAGCATGCCCGAGAACTTCGGCTACGAGGTGGCCGAGCGGGACGCCGTCGACCTGGTGGCGGCGGTCCTCGACAGCCCCATCCGCACCATCGACACGTCCAACGGCTACTCGGGCGGTCGCAGCGAGGAGCGGATCGGGCGCGCGATCGCCGAGTACGGCGGCCTGCCCGACGACGTCGTCGTCGTCACCAAGGTGGACCCGCGCGGCTCGGACTACAGCGGGGACCGCGTGCGCGCCTCGCTCGCGGAGAGCCGCGAGCGGCTCGGCATCGACCCGCTGCCCCTCGTGCACCTGCACGACCCGGAGTTCCACGACTTCGACGCCATGACGGCGCCGGGCGGCGCGGTGCACGCGCTCGTCGCGGCGCGCGAGCGGGGCGAGGTCGGGCACATCGGGCTCGCCGGCGGCGACGTGCGGCAGATGGCCCGCTACGTCGAGCTGGGCGTGTTCGAGGTGCTCCTCGTGCACAACCGCTGGACGCTCGTGGACCGCAGCGCGGGGGACCTCATCGCCCGCGCGCAGGAGCGCGGCATGGCCGTGGTCAACGCCGCGGTGCTCGGAGGCGGCATCCTGGCCGATCCGACGGGCTCGAACACCACCTACGGGTACCGGCCGGCGCGCCCCGCGACGCTCGCCGCCGTCGCCGCCCTGCGGGATCTGTGCCGGGAGTTCGGCACCGACCTCGCGACGGCGGCCATCCGGTTCTCCACGCGCGACCCGCGCGTGGCCACCACCATCGTCGGGATCAGCAAGCGCCACCGGATCGCCTCCACGCTCGCGGCGGCGTCGGCCGACCTGCCCGAGGAGTTCTGGGCTCGGGTGGAGGAGCTCGTGCCCTCGCCCGAGAACTGGCTCGACGCCGACGACCCGAGCAACGCCTGA
- a CDS encoding tautomerase family protein, which translates to MPLVRVDLHDHHADLRPAMSEAIHSALVEGWGMPADDLFHVFRLHAPGDLFFSRTYPDADRSDVVIIQILAYNGYTPEVKQRGAALVVDRLAALGIPRDHVLIAITENGDGDWLAPAKEA; encoded by the coding sequence ATGCCGCTCGTCCGTGTCGACCTGCACGACCACCATGCCGACCTGCGCCCCGCGATGAGCGAGGCCATCCACAGCGCCCTCGTCGAGGGCTGGGGGATGCCGGCGGACGACCTGTTCCACGTCTTCCGGCTGCACGCGCCGGGCGACCTGTTCTTCAGCCGGACGTACCCCGACGCCGATCGGAGCGACGTCGTCATCATCCAGATCCTCGCGTACAACGGGTACACCCCCGAGGTGAAGCAGCGCGGCGCCGCGCTCGTGGTCGACCGCCTCGCGGCCCTCGGCATCCCGCGCGACCACGTCCTCATCGCGATCACCGAGAACGGGGACGGCGACTGGCTCGCGCCCGCCAAGGAGGCGTGA
- a CDS encoding VOC family protein, translating to MSVRHPVPLTGFIQVAVVVEDIEAALDAWCELLDLPRPEVRETGPAPNPNETYRGETAAYGLKLAVLDCPERGFVVELHEPDENPSTFREFLDRHGNGVHHLGFQVGEARDAVVGELEATGHALRTVGVYDDGSWTIVDTEDVLGVNLNIKPHA from the coding sequence GTGAGCGTGCGCCACCCCGTGCCCTTGACGGGGTTCATCCAGGTCGCTGTCGTCGTCGAGGACATCGAGGCAGCGCTCGACGCCTGGTGCGAGCTGCTCGACCTGCCCCGGCCGGAGGTCCGGGAGACCGGCCCGGCGCCGAACCCGAACGAAACCTACCGCGGCGAGACCGCGGCCTACGGGCTCAAGCTGGCCGTCCTCGACTGCCCGGAGCGGGGCTTCGTCGTCGAGCTCCACGAGCCCGACGAGAACCCGTCGACGTTCCGGGAGTTCCTCGACCGGCACGGCAACGGCGTGCACCACCTGGGCTTCCAGGTCGGCGAGGCGCGCGACGCCGTCGTCGGCGAGCTGGAGGCAACGGGTCACGCCCTGCGGACCGTCGGCGTGTACGACGACGGCAGCTGGACCATCGTCGATACCGAGGACGTGCTCGGCGTCAACCTCAACATCAAGCCGCACGCCTGA
- a CDS encoding GH1 family beta-glucosidase, with protein sequence MTTVTADRSRFPQDFAWGTATASYQVEGATDVDGRGPSIWDTFTRVPGAIADGRTGDLADDHYRRFREDVAMLADLGTNAYRFSIAWPRIQADGTGPANPAGLRFYRELSEALLERGITPWVTLYHWDLPQALEDRGGWLERDTAQRFGEYAALVVDELGDVIDHWATLNEPWCSAFLGYAGGVHAPGRRLGSQAARAAHHLLLGHGLGMQAIRAARPEATAGVVLNLYSVRAASESAADQDAARRVDGLQNRFFLEPLLGEGYPADVLEDLGETEWFAQNEADAELIAAPIDFLGINYYSRHVVAAPPLGVALPGAAAAGLAWPGSESVQMVDTGAPRTQMGWPIHPEGMVDVLEMAHCRRPDLPLYITENGSAYPDEVVDGEIEDEGRRRYLEQHVLACSAALQQGLPLKGYFAWTSMDNFEWAWGYSRRFGLVHVDYDTQKRTVKRSGKWFARFLGGAAGDA encoded by the coding sequence GTGACCACCGTGACCGCCGACCGCAGCCGCTTCCCCCAGGACTTCGCCTGGGGCACCGCCACCGCCTCCTACCAGGTCGAGGGCGCGACCGACGTCGACGGTCGGGGGCCGAGCATCTGGGACACCTTCACCCGGGTGCCCGGGGCGATCGCCGACGGGCGGACAGGGGACCTGGCCGACGACCACTACCGGCGCTTCCGTGAGGACGTCGCGATGCTGGCGGACCTCGGCACGAACGCCTACCGGTTCTCGATCGCGTGGCCGCGCATCCAGGCGGATGGCACGGGCCCGGCCAACCCCGCGGGCCTGCGGTTCTACCGTGAGCTCAGCGAGGCGCTGCTCGAGCGCGGCATCACCCCGTGGGTGACGCTCTACCACTGGGACCTGCCGCAGGCGCTCGAGGACCGCGGCGGTTGGCTCGAGCGCGACACCGCCCAGCGGTTCGGCGAGTACGCGGCCCTCGTGGTCGACGAGCTGGGCGACGTCATCGATCACTGGGCGACGCTCAACGAGCCGTGGTGCTCGGCCTTCCTCGGGTACGCCGGCGGAGTGCATGCGCCGGGCCGGCGGCTCGGGTCGCAGGCGGCGCGCGCGGCCCACCACCTGCTGCTCGGTCACGGGCTCGGGATGCAGGCGATCCGGGCCGCGCGCCCGGAGGCCACGGCCGGTGTCGTGCTCAACCTGTACTCGGTCCGCGCGGCGAGCGAGAGCGCGGCCGACCAGGACGCGGCGCGCCGGGTCGACGGCCTGCAGAACCGCTTCTTCCTCGAGCCCTTGCTGGGGGAGGGGTACCCGGCGGACGTGCTCGAGGATCTCGGCGAGACCGAGTGGTTCGCGCAGAACGAGGCCGACGCCGAGCTCATCGCGGCGCCGATCGACTTCCTCGGCATCAACTACTACAGCCGCCACGTCGTCGCGGCCCCGCCGCTCGGCGTCGCGCTCCCCGGAGCCGCCGCCGCGGGTCTCGCCTGGCCCGGCAGCGAGAGCGTGCAGATGGTCGACACCGGTGCGCCGCGCACGCAGATGGGCTGGCCCATCCACCCCGAGGGCATGGTCGACGTGCTCGAGATGGCGCACTGTCGCCGACCGGACCTGCCGCTGTACATCACGGAGAACGGCTCGGCGTACCCCGACGAGGTCGTCGACGGCGAGATCGAGGACGAGGGGCGGCGGCGCTACCTCGAGCAGCACGTCCTCGCTTGCTCGGCCGCGCTGCAGCAGGGCCTGCCTCTCAAGGGCTACTTCGCCTGGACGTCCATGGACAACTTCGAGTGGGCCTGGGGCTACTCACGGCGGTTCGGCCTCGTCCACGTCGACTACGACACCCAGAAGCGGACCGTGAAGCGGAGCGGCAAGTGGTTCGCCCGCTTCCTCGGCGGCGCGGCCGGCGACGCCTGA
- a CDS encoding TolB family protein, which produces MPPRALRAGQRAELHVIDVVTGEDRLVHESSSLLFEAPNWSPDGRWLVVNGGGRLFRLPADGGELEEVPLGDVPDINNDHVLSPDGATVYVSAEDGHLYAVPFEGGGAPRRVSNDRGAFHHYLHGISPDGATLAYIGLVPHADGTATTNVWTIPTAGGLDVQLTDDEFPDDGAEFSPDGRWVLFNSERARTQPGHAQLFRMRTDGSSVEQLTFDERVNWFPHVSPDGSRLAYISFPPGTLGHPADLDVVLRLLEPYDADGAPGTVRDLVVLFGGQGTINVPSWASDSRRLAYVAYPMS; this is translated from the coding sequence ATGCCCCCTCGCGCCCTGCGCGCCGGCCAGCGAGCCGAGCTGCACGTGATCGACGTCGTCACCGGGGAGGACCGGCTGGTGCACGAATCCTCGAGCTTGCTGTTCGAGGCGCCCAACTGGTCGCCGGACGGGCGGTGGCTCGTCGTCAACGGCGGCGGGCGGCTGTTCCGGCTGCCGGCCGACGGCGGGGAGCTGGAGGAGGTGCCGCTCGGCGACGTGCCGGACATCAACAACGACCACGTGCTCAGCCCCGACGGAGCGACGGTCTACGTGTCGGCCGAGGACGGGCACCTGTACGCGGTGCCGTTCGAGGGTGGCGGCGCTCCGCGGCGCGTCTCGAACGACCGCGGGGCGTTCCACCACTACCTGCACGGCATCTCGCCCGACGGCGCGACGCTCGCCTACATCGGCCTGGTCCCGCACGCCGACGGCACCGCCACGACGAACGTCTGGACCATCCCGACCGCGGGCGGCCTGGACGTCCAGCTCACCGACGACGAGTTCCCCGACGACGGCGCCGAGTTCAGCCCCGACGGTCGGTGGGTCCTGTTCAACTCCGAGCGGGCACGGACCCAGCCGGGCCACGCGCAGCTGTTCCGGATGCGCACGGACGGCTCGTCGGTCGAGCAGCTCACGTTCGACGAGCGGGTCAACTGGTTCCCGCACGTCTCCCCGGACGGGAGCCGGCTCGCCTACATCAGCTTCCCGCCCGGGACGCTCGGGCACCCGGCCGACCTCGACGTCGTCCTGCGTCTCCTCGAGCCCTACGACGCCGACGGTGCGCCGGGGACGGTGCGGGACCTGGTCGTGCTCTTCGGGGGCCAGGGGACGATCAACGTCCCGAGCTGGGCCTCGGACAGCCGTCGGCTGGCCTACGTCGCCTACCCGATGTCCTGA
- a CDS encoding vWA domain-containing protein — MRTNHGRTTGLAGAALVVAVALGACSAGDGYSDASGVSEPGYDVAVPPDPEPGPSVPAPDFAMTDPTQDALSTFALDIDTGSYTRFRDAVSQGMAVDPSEVRTEEFVNYFDQDYRTPESGLGVSIDATTLPFRPGHRLVRVGISSAPTSSASRDDADLALVVDCSGSMGDAGKMETTKAALRTLVSALRPTDRVAMVCYSTEADLVLEPTRVSERAGVLAAVDALTPQESTNAAAGLALGYDVAMSMRTDGRMTRVVLISDGVANVGETDPDGILARISTEAKSGINLISVGVGITTYDDHLLEQLADQGDGWHVYIDGDAEAERVFATGLTGSLVVAAKDAKAQVEFDPAQVSGYRLLGYENRAVADADFRNDAIDGGEVFAGHATTALYEVALREGRSERPFVTATVRYLDDAGEPVERSGTLARSADAASPREASPRLRQDLVVALLTDRLLGGPWSTVVSAADLRAEAGALLGVLDGDRDVAQLVELVDRVTR; from the coding sequence ATGAGGACGAACCACGGTAGGACGACAGGTCTGGCCGGCGCTGCGCTCGTCGTCGCGGTGGCACTGGGAGCCTGCAGCGCGGGCGACGGCTACTCCGACGCCAGCGGCGTCTCCGAACCGGGCTACGACGTGGCTGTGCCCCCGGACCCGGAGCCGGGCCCCTCGGTGCCCGCGCCCGACTTCGCGATGACGGACCCCACGCAGGACGCCCTGTCGACGTTCGCGCTCGACATCGACACGGGCTCGTACACGCGGTTCCGCGACGCCGTCTCCCAGGGGATGGCGGTCGACCCGAGCGAGGTCCGCACCGAGGAGTTCGTCAACTACTTCGACCAGGACTACCGCACCCCGGAGAGCGGCCTCGGCGTCAGCATCGACGCCACGACGCTGCCGTTCCGGCCCGGGCACCGGCTCGTGCGCGTGGGCATCAGCAGCGCCCCGACGTCGAGCGCCTCCCGCGACGACGCGGACCTCGCGCTCGTCGTCGACTGCTCGGGCTCGATGGGCGACGCCGGGAAGATGGAGACGACCAAGGCGGCGCTGCGCACGCTGGTGTCCGCGCTGCGGCCCACCGACCGGGTGGCCATGGTCTGCTACTCCACCGAGGCCGACCTGGTGCTCGAGCCGACGCGCGTGTCCGAGCGTGCCGGCGTCCTCGCGGCCGTCGACGCGCTCACGCCCCAGGAGTCGACCAACGCCGCCGCAGGCCTCGCGCTCGGCTACGACGTTGCCATGTCGATGCGCACCGACGGGCGGATGACGCGGGTCGTCCTCATCAGCGACGGGGTCGCGAACGTCGGGGAGACCGACCCCGACGGGATCCTGGCGCGCATCAGCACCGAGGCGAAGTCGGGGATCAACCTCATCTCGGTCGGCGTCGGCATCACGACCTACGACGACCACCTGCTCGAGCAGCTGGCGGACCAGGGCGACGGGTGGCACGTCTACATCGACGGTGACGCCGAGGCCGAGCGTGTGTTCGCCACCGGGCTCACCGGCTCGCTCGTCGTGGCCGCGAAGGACGCGAAGGCCCAGGTGGAGTTCGACCCGGCGCAGGTCTCCGGCTACCGGTTGCTGGGCTACGAGAACCGGGCGGTCGCGGACGCGGACTTCCGCAACGACGCGATCGACGGCGGGGAGGTCTTCGCGGGTCACGCGACGACCGCGCTGTACGAGGTGGCGCTCCGCGAGGGCCGGTCCGAGCGGCCCTTCGTCACGGCGACGGTGCGCTACCTCGACGACGCAGGCGAGCCGGTCGAGCGCTCCGGGACCCTGGCCCGGTCCGCCGACGCCGCGTCGCCCCGCGAGGCGTCGCCCCGCCTGCGTCAGGACCTGGTCGTCGCGCTGCTGACGGACCGGCTCCTGGGTGGGCCGTGGTCCACGGTGGTCAGCGCGGCCGACCTGCGCGCCGAGGCCGGGGCGCTGCTGGGGGTGCTGGACGGGGACCGGGACGTGGCTCAGCTCGTCGAGCTCGTCGACCGGGTGACCCGGTGA
- a CDS encoding DMT family transporter: MAVVTPSRPHAPAVLAPAVLAPAVLAPEVRAPDALVPDVRAPRPHRRFGLVAIVVSAAAMGTAGMFGRLAAPPGAVVGEALTLGRMVVGALAMLVVLAATRHLGRLRRTRVTPSVVLGGVLLGLSLATYLSSAVLVDLTLAVVLHYLGPVVATVLAVTVLKERVGPADVVCLVVAFAGMLLAAGLVGGTPRSASDGYALGVGLGIASGVLYGGALLCYRYRTDMPSDVRSFWTFVFGAVGSGAMVAVTRPDVSGMTATHWAWAGAFFLVCGVLALSLLVVAGKHLRAVELSSMSYLEVVVAVMVGAAVFGETVSALAAAGVVLVVAAALLPLLTSALGRRPRGRDARVAAPGRRRQHGRRGGTAAGAAPALCARLCGRAVEVRAR, from the coding sequence GTGGCCGTCGTCACCCCGTCACGCCCGCACGCGCCCGCCGTCCTCGCCCCCGCCGTCCTCGCCCCCGCCGTCCTCGCCCCCGAGGTCCGCGCACCCGACGCCCTCGTCCCCGACGTCCGTGCACCGCGCCCGCACCGCCGGTTCGGCCTGGTCGCCATCGTCGTGTCCGCGGCCGCCATGGGGACCGCCGGGATGTTCGGGCGTCTGGCAGCGCCGCCCGGCGCGGTCGTCGGCGAGGCGCTGACGCTGGGTCGCATGGTGGTCGGTGCGCTCGCCATGCTCGTCGTCCTGGCCGCCACGCGGCACCTCGGCAGGCTGCGCCGCACCCGCGTGACCCCGTCCGTCGTGCTCGGCGGCGTGCTGCTGGGCCTCTCGCTCGCGACGTACCTGTCGTCGGCCGTGCTCGTGGACCTCACGCTGGCCGTCGTCCTGCACTACCTCGGCCCCGTCGTGGCGACCGTGCTCGCGGTGACCGTGCTCAAGGAGCGCGTCGGCCCGGCCGACGTGGTCTGCCTGGTCGTCGCCTTCGCCGGGATGCTGCTGGCCGCGGGGCTGGTGGGCGGCACGCCCCGGTCGGCGTCCGACGGGTACGCGCTGGGCGTCGGGCTGGGCATCGCCTCGGGCGTCCTGTACGGCGGGGCGCTGCTGTGCTACCGGTACCGCACGGACATGCCGTCCGACGTGCGCAGCTTCTGGACCTTCGTGTTCGGCGCCGTCGGCTCCGGCGCCATGGTCGCGGTCACCCGGCCCGACGTCTCGGGCATGACCGCGACGCACTGGGCGTGGGCCGGCGCGTTCTTCCTCGTGTGCGGCGTGCTGGCGCTCAGCCTGCTGGTCGTCGCCGGCAAGCACCTGCGCGCCGTCGAGCTGTCGTCGATGTCGTACCTGGAGGTCGTCGTCGCGGTGATGGTGGGTGCCGCGGTGTTCGGTGAGACGGTCTCCGCGCTCGCCGCGGCCGGCGTCGTGCTCGTCGTCGCGGCGGCGCTGCTGCCGCTGCTGACCTCGGCCCTCGGGCGACGTCCGCGGGGCAGGGACGCCCGGGTCGCCGCTCCGGGGCGTCGCCGCCAGCACGGCCGCAGGGGCGGCACCGCTGCCGGTGCCGCCCCTGCGTTGTGCGCGCGCCTGTGCGGGCGCGCGGTGGAGGTCAGGGCGCGGTGA
- a CDS encoding fibronectin type III domain-containing protein, whose product MRPTPPHHASPPRPRAARPHARRALTTLLAAAFLLVGLTPAQGEPVGDAPTADGSSFSSPLPLPLDVLDGTFAVSNVGLTTGTGSGPTTPPKYHNGRWYEFVAPATTSVVITLNSAFDNALEVWTADGGLVGVNDDGAGYPNARLTVHLTAGTAYRFAFAAVSPGRTGAGTVTIRPAAVPSAPTDVVVTPADRQLDVNWTAPQSIVAGWDVYCAASGGAAAPCGTAGAASTSTTITGLTNGTTYDLTIVGRNSLGAGQGSTPVSATPRATTDVTLATDPVSLVSGEPFDVAATFTRSDGVPVTGTATFSIGDATYGVTIEDGTARIVGLEMPAGAWPVSVNLPAADDRTAATTSGSLVVDRAAQTVTLDPIGSLTYGDAPVTVAGTATSGGALTFTGTGACTVDGTTLTVVAAGDCTVTAAQAGTTEIHPATADRTVTVAQAPQSISLELPALVYDETAPVVVSSSLDLPVDLTASGACVLTDGDLTATDVGPCTVTATQAGTDDVAAATPVTLTTEVGRRPQEVTIAPIADLLFSVGPVALTASSSLGLPVTLVGEGACVVVDGALHTIASGECTITAEQAGDAYTLPAVASTTIRVVGTGTSASLQLDAGLGAPAAGASATVRAVGMLPGSELVVTVYSTPRELARVTVGADGTAGATVVLPAGLEAGDHRLVAAGVGLDGAAASAELGFAVDASGRLVRIGDSVLVRAAALAVTGTDGTLPVATLAVVWLLLGAALVAWRRRVA is encoded by the coding sequence GTGCGCCCGACGCCCCCCCATCACGCATCCCCGCCACGTCCCCGAGCGGCGCGGCCCCACGCGCGCCGCGCCCTGACGACGCTGCTCGCCGCGGCGTTCCTGCTGGTGGGGCTGACGCCCGCGCAGGGCGAGCCCGTCGGCGACGCCCCGACCGCTGACGGCAGCTCGTTCTCGAGCCCGCTGCCGCTGCCGCTGGACGTCCTCGACGGGACCTTCGCCGTCTCGAACGTCGGCCTCACCACGGGGACCGGCTCGGGGCCCACGACGCCGCCGAAGTACCACAACGGCCGGTGGTACGAGTTCGTCGCGCCCGCCACCACCTCCGTGGTCATCACGCTCAACAGCGCCTTCGACAACGCGCTCGAGGTCTGGACGGCGGACGGCGGGCTCGTCGGCGTCAACGACGACGGTGCCGGCTACCCGAACGCGCGCCTGACCGTGCACCTCACCGCGGGCACGGCCTACCGGTTCGCGTTCGCGGCGGTGTCCCCCGGACGCACCGGCGCCGGCACGGTGACGATCCGCCCCGCCGCCGTCCCCTCGGCGCCGACCGACGTCGTGGTGACGCCCGCCGACCGTCAGCTGGACGTCAACTGGACGGCACCGCAGTCGATCGTCGCGGGGTGGGACGTCTACTGCGCGGCGTCGGGAGGCGCGGCAGCGCCCTGCGGCACCGCGGGCGCCGCCAGCACGTCGACGACGATCACAGGCCTGACCAACGGCACCACGTACGACCTCACGATCGTCGGCCGGAACTCCCTCGGGGCAGGTCAGGGCAGCACGCCGGTGTCCGCCACCCCGCGCGCGACCACGGACGTGACGCTGGCGACCGATCCCGTGTCCCTGGTGAGCGGTGAGCCGTTCGACGTCGCAGCGACGTTCACCCGCTCCGACGGCGTCCCGGTCACCGGCACGGCGACCTTCTCCATCGGCGACGCGACCTACGGCGTGACCATCGAGGACGGGACCGCGAGGATCGTGGGCCTCGAGATGCCCGCCGGCGCCTGGCCCGTGTCGGTGAACCTGCCGGCGGCGGACGACCGCACCGCGGCCACCACGAGCGGGTCGCTCGTCGTCGACCGTGCGGCACAGACCGTCACGCTCGACCCCATCGGCTCCCTGACGTACGGCGACGCGCCGGTCACCGTGGCGGGCACCGCCACCTCCGGCGGAGCGCTGACCTTCACCGGCACCGGCGCCTGCACCGTCGACGGGACGACCCTGACCGTCGTGGCCGCCGGCGACTGCACCGTCACCGCCGCCCAGGCCGGCACCACCGAGATCCACCCCGCGACCGCGGACCGCACCGTGACGGTCGCGCAGGCGCCGCAGAGCATCTCCCTCGAACTCCCGGCGCTGGTCTACGACGAGACGGCCCCGGTCGTCGTGTCGTCCTCGCTCGACCTGCCCGTGGACCTCACGGCGTCCGGCGCGTGCGTCCTGACCGACGGCGACCTCACCGCGACCGACGTCGGCCCGTGCACCGTGACCGCCACACAGGCGGGGACGGACGACGTCGCCGCAGCCACGCCCGTCACGCTGACCACCGAGGTCGGGCGTCGCCCGCAGGAGGTCACGATCGCGCCGATCGCCGACCTGCTGTTCTCCGTCGGCCCCGTCGCGCTCACCGCCTCGTCGTCGCTCGGCCTGCCGGTCACACTCGTGGGCGAGGGCGCCTGCGTCGTCGTCGACGGGGCGTTGCACACCATCGCCTCGGGCGAGTGCACGATCACGGCCGAGCAGGCCGGGGACGCGTACACGCTGCCGGCCGTCGCCTCGACGACGATCCGCGTCGTGGGGACCGGCACGTCGGCCTCCCTGCAGCTCGACGCCGGGCTCGGCGCACCGGCGGCCGGCGCGTCGGCCACCGTCCGGGCGGTCGGCATGCTCCCCGGCTCCGAGCTCGTCGTCACGGTCTACTCGACCCCGCGCGAGCTGGCCCGCGTGACCGTGGGCGCCGACGGCACCGCGGGCGCGACGGTCGTCCTGCCCGCCGGTCTCGAGGCCGGCGACCACCGGCTCGTCGCCGCGGGTGTCGGGCTCGACGGCGCCGCGGCCTCCGCCGAGCTGGGCTTCGCTGTCGACGCCTCCGGCCGGCTCGTGCGGATCGGCGACAGCGTGCTCGTCCGCGCGGCCGCCCTGGCCGTGACGGGGACGGACGGCACCCTGCCGGTCGCGACGCTCGCCGTCGTCTGGCTGCTGCTCGGTGCCGCGCTCGTCGCGTGGCGTCGTCGCGTCGCGTGA